In Streptococcus gallolyticus subsp. gallolyticus DSM 16831, the sequence ACAAGTCGGTACCATTCAAACAAATGTTGACGATACCATGACAAATACTAACAAACTCATTAGTGCCCAAGCAGAAAATATTGAAGAAAGTACAACGTATGCCAATAATTTTGCTAAAGTATTAAAAAATGCACGTAGTGGTGGTACAGATAATGAGGCTGTTATGAACTTCTTGTCAAATCCTGTTAACATCACAAAGAAAACAACTAGTGGAGTAACATCTGATAAAGATAATACTATTTGGATTATTGTGACAGCAGCTATTTCAAGTGTCCTTTCAATTATTGTTACTTATTTCTTAACGAAATCAAGCAAGAGTAAAAACAGTTGATTGGTGACAGTCGCAATTGATAAGACCAGATACTTTGGTATCTGGCTTGTCTTGTATTTTAATAACTTTAATATGGGAGAATGTTGTGGGAAGTAAGGAAGTAAAATATTACCGAGGTTGTGCTAGAACTTGTCGTAATCATAGTAAAGCTTTACGCTCAAATCGCCAAGCTGCTATAGATAAAAAGGAAAAATTAGAGACAGCAAAATCAAAAATTACTAGTAAACTAAGCCAAGTATCTAGTCAAAAATCAACATTGTCAAATTTAAATAATGTCAATACGGGAGAATTTAGTGGTGCTCGTCAAACAAAATATCAAGGAAAAATGTCATCAGCACTTCAAAAATTATCAACCTACAAAACAACTGAAAATCAGAATGTAACAACTATTAATAATAAAATCGCTGAACTAGAAAGTAAAATTACAAGTTTAACGTCACAAATTAATAGTTGGGACCAACAAGCTTTAATGTATGATCGTATGGCAGCAGGTAGTATGTAAAGGGAGATTTTATGGCAAAGACAGGAGTAGATTTAGAAGAATGGAAAAGTTTGACTGATGGTGTATCATCATCGACAAGTAATATTAGTAAAATCAAATCACTAACGTTTACCGAAACAACTTTAAAACCATTTACAGAATTCAGTAGTATCATTGATAAGTTTAATAAATCTATTAAGAAGCTAAAAACTTATACAAAAACCGACGCGGAGAAAATGTATAAAGCTGGTAAAAATAAATCTGATGATGATTCAAATGAAGCTAAGAACACACGTAGTAAAGGAGGCAAATAATGCAAAATGAATGGCTAACTTTACTTAGAAAGGCTTTAGAAAATTTACCGATAACTGATGAGGATACAGTTTTCTTAGAAAATCTAGCATTGGTATTTTCTGGACATCCAGATATTTTTAAAGCTTGTCAATTGGCTTATTTGGATGAGGAAAAAGAGTAT encodes:
- a CDS encoding DUF5082 family protein; translated protein: MGSKEVKYYRGCARTCRNHSKALRSNRQAAIDKKEKLETAKSKITSKLSQVSSQKSTLSNLNNVNTGEFSGARQTKYQGKMSSALQKLSTYKTTENQNVTTINNKIAELESKITSLTSQINSWDQQALMYDRMAAGSM